One Bacteroidota bacterium genomic window carries:
- a CDS encoding FKBP-type peptidyl-prolyl cis-trans isomerase, translated as MRYLLLLILIPVLMFSCSESVPQAELDEEIITQYLLENELTATRHSSGLYYSIDQPGQGSYPDINSKVKVRYTGYLLDGTVFDSGTLDYYLLSSLVAGFQYGLPLFNRGGEGILYIPSSLGYGNKTVGSIPANSILIFEVELIDFYSSLAQ; from the coding sequence ATGCGTTATTTACTCCTCCTTATTTTAATTCCAGTTCTAATGTTTTCGTGCTCAGAGAGTGTACCTCAAGCTGAGTTGGACGAAGAAATTATCACGCAATACCTTTTAGAGAATGAGTTAACAGCCACACGCCATTCGTCGGGTTTGTATTACAGCATTGACCAGCCAGGCCAGGGGAGTTATCCTGACATAAACTCAAAAGTGAAGGTGCGCTATACTGGTTATTTGCTCGATGGTACTGTGTTCGATTCGGGTACTCTCGATTATTACTTGCTTAGCAGTCTTGTAGCCGGTTTTCAATATGGATTGCCGCTTTTCAATCGTGGAGGTGAAGGGATTCTTTACATTCCTTCCAGTTTGGGCTATGGAAATAAAACTGTGGGTAGTATTCCTGCCAATTCCATCCTGATTTTTGAAGTGGAGCTTATCGATTTTTATTCCAGCTTAGCGCAATAA
- a CDS encoding glycosyl transferase codes for MKYGFFDDKNREYVITNPKTPFPWINYLGNENFFSLISNTGGGYSFYRDPRHRRITRYRYNNVPLDDGGKYFYIKEEKNVWSPGWKPMKTPLDFYECRHGLGYTCITGKYNNLEAGVLAFVPLGSNCEIQIVTLTNHSDKKKEFSLFSFAEWCLWDALDDQTNFQRNLSTGEVEVEGSVIYHKTEYRERRNHFAFYAVNAKIDGFETSRESFLGAYNGYNEPESVLKGQLSNTLAHGWSPIASHGIHMQLEPGESKKLVFILGYIQNEENEKFSAPGIINKKGALELIEKFDTTEKAENAFSKIKDFWQSMFSKFQLQTHDDKLNRMVNTWNQYQCMITYFFSRSASYFESGIGRGMGFRDSNQDLIGIMHFAPGLAKQRILDLAATQMQNGGAYHQYQPLTKKGNHDIGSDFNDDPLWLILSVSAYIKETGDWSFLIEEAPFDNKPEKSASIFEHLRRSYEHVINNLGPHGLPLIGRADWNDCLNLNCYSTEPGESFQTTGNKKGDVAESVMIAGMFILYGREFERICQLSQNQEFSRQVGVQVDKMIKAVHAYGWDGEWFLRAYDSKGNKVGSHENTEGKIFIESQGFSIMAGIGHTNGMASKALLSVKKYLDSDYGIVLHHPPYTKYYLNLGEISTYPPGYKENAGVFCHNNPWIIISETMAGDANRAFDYYKKITPAYFEDISELHHTEPYVYCQMIAGKDAHKPGEGKNSWLTGTAAWSFYAISQYILGIRPDYDGLIIDPKIPSDWPGFSVTRVFRQVTYTIIVERGAATKKMLLDGKEINTNLIPVFSAGSSHTVKVFIP; via the coding sequence ATGAAATACGGTTTCTTTGACGACAAAAACAGGGAGTATGTGATCACCAATCCGAAGACTCCTTTTCCGTGGATAAATTACCTGGGAAATGAAAATTTCTTTAGCCTAATCTCTAATACAGGGGGTGGTTACAGCTTCTATCGCGATCCGCGGCACAGGCGAATTACGCGTTACCGATACAACAATGTGCCTCTCGACGATGGTGGAAAATACTTCTATATAAAGGAAGAAAAAAACGTCTGGTCGCCGGGTTGGAAGCCCATGAAAACTCCACTTGATTTCTACGAATGCAGGCATGGATTAGGATACACCTGCATTACAGGGAAATACAATAATCTGGAAGCTGGTGTGCTGGCCTTTGTGCCTTTGGGATCCAATTGCGAGATTCAAATAGTGACTCTTACCAACCATTCCGATAAGAAAAAAGAGTTTAGCTTGTTTTCTTTTGCGGAATGGTGCTTATGGGATGCATTAGATGACCAGACAAACTTTCAACGGAACCTGTCAACTGGCGAAGTGGAGGTGGAAGGCTCGGTAATTTATCATAAAACAGAATACCGCGAGCGCAGGAATCACTTTGCATTTTATGCAGTAAATGCCAAAATAGATGGCTTCGAAACAAGTCGTGAAAGCTTTTTAGGAGCATATAATGGCTACAATGAACCTGAGTCTGTATTAAAGGGGCAATTAAGCAATACCCTTGCCCATGGTTGGTCACCCATTGCTTCGCATGGCATTCATATGCAACTCGAACCGGGCGAAAGTAAAAAGCTGGTTTTTATTCTGGGCTATATCCAGAACGAAGAGAATGAAAAGTTTTCTGCGCCTGGCATTATTAATAAAAAGGGGGCATTGGAGCTTATTGAAAAGTTTGATACAACCGAAAAAGCTGAAAATGCATTTTCGAAAATAAAAGATTTCTGGCAGAGCATGTTTTCTAAGTTCCAGTTACAGACGCACGATGATAAACTCAATCGTATGGTGAATACATGGAATCAATACCAGTGTATGATTACCTACTTTTTCTCGCGAAGTGCATCTTATTTCGAATCGGGAATAGGCCGTGGAATGGGCTTCCGCGATTCGAACCAGGATTTAATTGGCATTATGCATTTTGCCCCCGGGCTGGCCAAACAGCGTATATTGGATCTTGCAGCTACACAAATGCAAAATGGTGGGGCTTATCATCAGTACCAACCCTTAACCAAAAAAGGGAACCACGACATTGGCTCGGATTTTAATGACGATCCTCTTTGGCTTATCCTTTCTGTTTCGGCCTATATTAAAGAAACTGGCGACTGGTCTTTCCTTATCGAAGAGGCACCTTTCGATAACAAACCTGAAAAATCTGCCAGCATTTTCGAGCATCTTAGACGTTCTTATGAGCATGTAATAAATAATCTGGGGCCACACGGATTACCTCTTATCGGCCGCGCCGACTGGAACGATTGCTTGAATTTGAATTGCTACTCAACTGAGCCAGGTGAATCTTTTCAGACAACTGGAAATAAGAAAGGAGATGTGGCCGAATCGGTAATGATTGCCGGAATGTTTATCCTTTATGGTCGCGAATTCGAGCGTATCTGTCAATTATCCCAAAACCAGGAATTTTCCCGACAGGTTGGTGTGCAGGTAGATAAGATGATAAAGGCAGTTCATGCATATGGCTGGGATGGCGAATGGTTTTTACGAGCTTATGACAGTAAAGGAAATAAGGTAGGAAGCCATGAAAATACCGAAGGTAAGATTTTTATCGAGTCACAGGGATTCTCTATCATGGCAGGCATTGGGCATACCAATGGCATGGCATCTAAGGCTCTTCTTTCAGTGAAAAAGTACCTCGATTCGGATTATGGTATTGTTTTGCATCATCCACCTTACACAAAGTACTATCTAAATCTGGGTGAAATATCTACTTATCCGCCGGGATACAAGGAAAATGCGGGTGTGTTTTGTCATAACAATCCATGGATCATAATATCAGAAACAATGGCAGGTGATGCAAACAGGGCTTTCGATTATTATAAAAAGATTACGCCAGCCTATTTTGAAGATATCAGCGAATTGCATCACACCGAACCGTATGTGTACTGCCAGATGATTGCAGGTAAGGATGCTCACAAGCCTGGAGAAGGAAAAAATTCATGGTTAACAGGTACAGCGGCATGGAGTTTTTATGCCATTAGCCAATATATTCTCGGTATTAGGCCCGATTACGATGGGTTAATTATCGATCCAAAAATTCCTTCTGACTGGCCTGGATTTTCTGTTACCAGAGTTTTCCGGCAGGTTACCTATACAATTATTGTCGAAAGAGGAGCTGCCACGAAAAAAATGCTCTTAGATGGTAAAGAGATAAATACGAATTTAATACCTGTATTCAGTGCAGGTTCATCGCACACTGTTAAAGTATTTATTCCATGA
- a CDS encoding glycoside hydrolase family 9 protein has product MKTINTICKAIGLLIGIVTVVSLFNNCSSRVNNYSPDILIDQVGYLNNAPKMALIRSYQGKFTLVDTYTNKTVYKGKASDTVFWNSSNEWYAVADFSEVIKSGVYQLRLENNLFSAPIYINNTYPDSLFKATLKAFYYTRATMPIDSKFGASWAREAGHPDTAVIIHESAGGVGRKAGDYISSPGGWYDAGDYNKYIVNSAISVYTLLSAYDLYSKVIADKSLNIPESDNLIPDILDETCYNVKWMLSMQDSDGGVYHKLTTKKFEGFVMPQAATEARYVVMKTTAATLDFAASMAACARIVEDVDSLVLLAGRCRESAIRAWNWALKNPEVYYIQPPDIQTGQYNDTSLSDEWLWASAELYLLTMDRAYLRENEVLNPQFPYTTPSWDLVQTLGLLSLVANPSRVETDILEKSNKMFLNFVDTLYAIYAHSPALVSLEYFKWGSNSDLANQSVLASVAYRLTGSDKYAWMALDNLHYLLGRNPVGYCFVTGFGYQSPMYIHHRPSGADGIEKPVPGFLVGGPNTIVLNDCGDSVSRSKWPACSYTDSECSYSTNEVAINWNAPMVFALAATLDFLHNQDK; this is encoded by the coding sequence ATGAAAACAATAAACACAATTTGCAAGGCGATTGGTCTTTTAATTGGTATTGTAACCGTGGTATCCCTTTTTAATAATTGTTCTTCAAGGGTCAACAATTATTCACCAGATATCCTTATCGATCAGGTTGGGTATTTGAACAATGCCCCCAAGATGGCACTCATTCGTTCTTACCAGGGTAAGTTTACTTTAGTGGATACTTATACAAACAAAACTGTTTATAAAGGAAAAGCCAGCGATACAGTGTTTTGGAATTCATCAAACGAATGGTATGCTGTGGCTGATTTCTCAGAAGTGATTAAATCAGGAGTTTATCAGCTTAGGTTGGAGAATAATTTATTTTCAGCACCCATTTACATCAATAATACATACCCCGACAGTTTGTTTAAGGCCACTTTAAAAGCTTTTTATTACACCAGAGCAACTATGCCAATCGATTCTAAATTTGGCGCTTCCTGGGCACGTGAGGCAGGTCACCCCGATACTGCAGTAATTATTCATGAATCTGCAGGCGGTGTAGGTCGAAAAGCTGGAGATTATATAAGTTCACCCGGAGGATGGTATGATGCGGGAGATTATAATAAATACATAGTTAACTCTGCCATAAGCGTTTATACACTGCTTAGTGCTTACGATCTTTATTCAAAGGTTATTGCCGACAAATCATTGAACATACCGGAGAGCGATAATCTCATTCCGGATATTTTAGACGAAACATGCTACAATGTAAAATGGATGCTTAGCATGCAGGATTCCGACGGTGGGGTTTACCATAAGTTGACCACTAAAAAGTTTGAAGGTTTTGTGATGCCACAAGCAGCAACAGAGGCTAGATATGTTGTAATGAAAACCACGGCTGCTACTTTGGATTTTGCTGCCTCAATGGCAGCTTGTGCCCGCATTGTGGAAGATGTCGATTCGCTTGTGCTTTTAGCAGGCAGATGCCGCGAATCGGCTATTCGTGCCTGGAATTGGGCATTAAAAAATCCAGAGGTGTATTATATTCAACCTCCCGATATTCAAACCGGACAGTACAACGATACTAGTTTAAGCGATGAGTGGCTTTGGGCTTCGGCAGAATTGTATCTCCTTACAATGGATAGAGCTTATCTGCGTGAAAATGAGGTTTTAAATCCTCAATTTCCTTACACAACACCTTCCTGGGACTTGGTGCAGACTCTGGGTCTTTTAAGTTTGGTTGCCAATCCATCGAGGGTAGAAACCGATATTCTTGAAAAAAGCAATAAAATGTTTTTGAATTTTGTCGATACTTTGTATGCCATTTATGCACATTCGCCTGCACTGGTTTCTCTGGAATATTTTAAATGGGGCAGCAACAGCGATTTAGCCAATCAAAGTGTTTTAGCTTCTGTGGCATACCGTCTTACTGGTAGTGATAAATATGCCTGGATGGCTCTCGATAACCTGCATTATTTATTGGGAAGAAATCCTGTGGGGTATTGTTTTGTTACCGGCTTTGGATATCAATCGCCAATGTATATTCATCATCGGCCATCGGGTGCCGATGGCATTGAAAAACCTGTACCTGGCTTTTTGGTTGGAGGTCCAAACACTATCGTTTTAAACGATTGTGGAGACTCAGTGAGTCGCTCCAAATGGCCGGCCTGCTCTTATACCGATAGTGAATGTTCTTATTCTACCAACGAGGTAGCAATTAACTGGAATGCCCCGATGGTTTTTGCCTTGGCGGCCACCCTTGATTTTCTTCACAACCAGGATAAATAG
- a CDS encoding HD domain-containing protein, which yields MNSDNKSSIKHIAELISQIKNLEEENFRLRQQVEQVGSELEKYKNLASRYRLEHKDVQPSKQAPKNILRFKMATVLYADAQGYNKISGEMNSNQLVDNLDEIFLELEKIISKYEIKRLRTLGDTIMCAGGIPHKNTTNPIEVVLAAVEMHYYVRDLQRAYGMERIWDLRFGIHTGPVTAVMSGRKKIQYEVKGETVNLATRVRSFSEAGGILISENTYELIKDLFVCEYSSRMPVKYKGDIELYYVKGIKSEYSLQKKGIIPNKHFSVRFGLIQFTDLQELMLNKLERELPSYLYYHNVKHTIDVVTQAELIGIGEGVNDEELLLLKTAALFHDSGHILSYDDHEHFSTLIVREILPDYFYTQRQIDMICDLIQSTKLPPAPKNALERIMCDADLDYLGRTDMIPVSNALYRELHEMNKISSLIAWNQLQVKFISGHQYFTQTAQSLREVNKQKQIERIKKLIDEGCCD from the coding sequence ATGAATTCAGACAATAAAAGCTCAATCAAACACATCGCAGAGCTGATCTCTCAGATAAAAAACCTGGAGGAAGAAAATTTCCGTCTGCGGCAACAAGTTGAGCAGGTTGGCAGTGAGCTCGAAAAATACAAAAATCTGGCTTCACGTTACCGTCTAGAACATAAAGATGTACAGCCCAGCAAGCAGGCTCCCAAGAATATTCTACGTTTTAAAATGGCTACGGTGCTTTATGCCGATGCCCAGGGGTACAACAAGATTTCGGGCGAGATGAATAGCAACCAGCTGGTGGATAATCTCGATGAGATATTTCTTGAACTCGAGAAAATAATTTCGAAATACGAAATCAAACGACTTCGCACACTCGGAGATACTATTATGTGTGCCGGGGGTATTCCGCATAAAAACACAACCAACCCCATCGAAGTAGTACTGGCTGCTGTGGAGATGCATTATTATGTGCGCGACCTGCAGCGGGCTTATGGAATGGAACGTATCTGGGACTTACGATTTGGTATTCACACCGGTCCGGTTACTGCTGTGATGTCGGGTCGTAAAAAAATACAATACGAGGTTAAAGGCGAAACTGTGAATTTGGCTACTCGTGTGCGCTCTTTTAGCGAAGCAGGTGGTATATTAATTTCTGAGAATACATACGAGCTTATCAAAGACCTTTTTGTCTGCGAGTATTCTTCGCGTATGCCTGTGAAATACAAGGGTGATATTGAATTGTATTATGTAAAAGGCATTAAAAGTGAGTATTCGCTTCAGAAAAAAGGAATTATACCCAACAAGCACTTCAGTGTGCGTTTTGGACTTATTCAATTTACCGATTTGCAGGAGCTGATGCTCAACAAGCTCGAGCGCGAATTGCCTTCGTACCTTTATTACCACAACGTCAAACATACTATCGATGTGGTTACCCAGGCCGAACTCATTGGTATTGGCGAAGGTGTTAACGACGAGGAACTTCTCTTACTGAAAACAGCTGCTTTGTTTCACGATTCTGGCCATATACTCTCTTACGATGACCATGAGCATTTTAGTACCTTGATTGTCCGCGAAATTTTACCCGATTATTTTTACACCCAGCGGCAGATTGATATGATCTGTGATTTAATACAATCGACCAAATTACCACCCGCACCTAAAAATGCCCTGGAAAGAATAATGTGCGATGCCGACCTCGATTACCTGGGCCGCACCGACATGATTCCGGTATCAAATGCATTATACCGTGAGCTTCATGAGATGAATAAAATATCTTCGCTGATCGCCTGGAACCAACTGCAGGTGAAATTTATCTCGGGTCACCAGTATTTCACACAAACTGCACAATCACTTCGCGAAGTAAACAAGCAAAAGCAGATCGAACGCATTAAAAAGCTTATCGACGAAGGCTGTTGCGACTAG
- the creD gene encoding cell envelope integrity protein CreD — protein sequence MAPQKEEKQKRFRNSISLKLVVVIILSLILLIPSLMIRELIDERETTKDQTIKEVTAKWGAPQEITGPVLVVPFTEREYLSNGNYQDNLRYFNILPDELNLNGYLTPALRSRSIYKVITYNSQLQIEGSFSIENLKARPDKFHKIYWEDARLVLGISDLRGVTEKIELKWNEESLSFSPGYYNCSMFMSGINAPVKLTEEKPCRFSLEANLNGSESMFFTPVGSSTHIKLSSNWSTPSFDGSFLPAERSVSDSGFVAEWSIIEMNRTYPQAFSGDSYTSYTDYQRFGVKLLMPVDTYQKATRSVKYAFLFIALTFLVVFFSEILGKKRVHPVQYLIIGLALVVFYSLLIALAEHITFNLAYLVSSIVIIAMIGAYVQAIFKALKTTITITGVLTLLYLFLFTILQISDYALLLGNIGLVIILGMVMIYSKKVDWYGQETLSKKSEQ from the coding sequence ATGGCACCGCAAAAAGAAGAAAAACAAAAACGTTTTCGCAACTCTATCAGTCTTAAATTGGTGGTTGTGATCATCCTCTCCTTGATTCTGCTCATCCCCTCTCTTATGATCCGCGAATTGATTGATGAGCGGGAAACAACCAAAGACCAAACCATCAAAGAAGTCACTGCGAAATGGGGAGCTCCCCAGGAAATTACCGGTCCAGTGCTGGTTGTGCCCTTTACCGAGCGCGAATATCTTTCGAACGGTAATTACCAGGATAATCTAAGGTATTTTAACATACTCCCGGACGAACTGAACCTGAATGGCTACCTTACTCCTGCTTTACGCAGCCGAAGCATTTACAAAGTAATTACCTACAACAGCCAGCTTCAGATTGAAGGAAGCTTCAGCATCGAAAACCTTAAAGCCAGACCTGATAAATTCCATAAGATCTACTGGGAAGATGCCCGACTGGTATTAGGAATAAGCGACCTGCGAGGGGTTACTGAAAAGATTGAACTGAAATGGAACGAAGAGAGTCTTTCTTTTTCACCGGGTTATTACAATTGCTCGATGTTTATGTCTGGCATAAATGCCCCTGTGAAGTTGACAGAAGAAAAGCCCTGTCGTTTTTCCCTCGAAGCAAATTTAAACGGCAGTGAATCGATGTTTTTTACCCCCGTAGGCAGCAGCACGCATATAAAACTCAGTTCAAACTGGAGTACGCCCAGTTTTGATGGAAGCTTTTTGCCTGCAGAACGGTCGGTAAGCGACAGTGGGTTTGTAGCCGAATGGAGCATCATTGAAATGAACCGTACCTATCCACAAGCCTTCTCGGGCGACAGCTATACAAGCTATACCGACTACCAGCGCTTTGGCGTAAAACTGCTCATGCCGGTAGATACTTACCAAAAAGCCACCCGTTCGGTAAAATATGCCTTTCTCTTTATTGCACTCACCTTTCTGGTAGTATTCTTCTCCGAAATATTAGGCAAAAAGCGTGTTCACCCGGTGCAGTATTTGATTATAGGTTTAGCCCTTGTGGTTTTCTACAGCCTATTAATTGCCCTGGCCGAACACATTACTTTCAACCTGGCTTATCTGGTTTCCAGCATCGTAATTATTGCCATGATTGGAGCTTATGTACAGGCAATCTTTAAAGCGCTGAAAACAACCATTACAATCACGGGGGTACTTACTCTTTTGTACCTGTTCCTTTTCACCATCCTGCAAATCTCTGACTACGCCCTGCTTTTAGGGAACATCGGGCTGGTAATAATTCTTGGTATGGTAATGATTTATTCGAAAAAAGTCGACTGGTATGGACAGGAAACCTTATCGAAGAAGTCAGAACAATAG
- a CDS encoding transcriptional regulator: MKNLITALNKSFESRIRLGIMSVLMVNETMDYKALKELLEATDGNLASHLAALEKNGMLEVQKQFIGRKPNTRYRATMKGRDLFNEHLENLNRLIQSQKSIKE, encoded by the coding sequence GTGAAAAACCTGATAACAGCCCTAAATAAAAGCTTCGAAAGCCGCATCCGGCTTGGAATTATGTCGGTGTTGATGGTGAATGAAACCATGGACTACAAGGCATTGAAGGAGCTTTTGGAGGCCACCGATGGTAACCTTGCCAGTCATCTGGCTGCCCTGGAAAAGAACGGAATGCTGGAAGTTCAGAAACAGTTTATTGGCCGTAAACCCAATACACGATATCGGGCTACCATGAAAGGACGTGATTTATTTAATGAACACCTCGAAAATCTCAACCGCTTGATTCAAAGCCAAAAATCAATAAAAGAATAA
- the uvrB gene encoding excinuclease ABC subunit UvrB, which produces MKFRLTSAYKPTGDQPEAIRQLTDGLLNNLPYQTLLGVTGSGKTFTVANVIEKIEKPTLVLSHNKTLAAQLFGEFKQFFPDNAVEYFVSYYDYYQPEAYLPVSDTYIEKDLSINEEIEKLRLSATSSLLSGRRDVIVVSSVSCLYGIGNPDDFYSNTIQLKKGQTISRNVFLRSLVDSLYSRNQVEFKRGNFRVNGDTVDIYLANADYAYRVVFWGDVIEELESLDPLNGHIIESHEQVTIFPANIFMTAKYRMKQAIEEIQDDLVKQIDYFNKIGKPLEAKRIKERVEYDLEMIRELGHCPGIENYSRYFDGRKPGTRPFCLIDYFPNDFLMVIDESHVTIPQIRAMFGGDHSRKQNLVEYGFRLPAAVDNRPLKFDEFEGLAPQTIYVSATPAEYELIRSEGVVVEQVVRPTGLLDPVIEVRPSLHQIDNLLKEIKLTIGNSERVLVTTLTKRMAEELSGYLLRVDIKCRYIHSDIDTLERIEIMEGLRKGTFDVLVGVNLLREGLDLPEVSLVAILDADKEGFLRSERSLTQTAGRAARNLNGRVIMYADKITRSMQLTIDETIRRREKQLQYNLENGITPTQIVKPTSTILQSVKQVSGEKYAYTEPEKPDIAADPVIKYMDGHALEKAIEMARKKMEAAASKLEFIEAAQYRDEMNKLKELLAGKK; this is translated from the coding sequence ATGAAATTCAGATTAACTTCTGCATACAAACCTACAGGCGATCAGCCGGAAGCAATTCGGCAACTTACCGATGGCCTATTAAACAACCTGCCTTACCAGACTTTGCTGGGTGTTACCGGATCGGGAAAAACTTTTACTGTTGCCAATGTAATAGAAAAAATCGAAAAACCAACATTGGTCTTAAGTCATAATAAAACCCTTGCTGCACAGCTTTTTGGGGAATTCAAGCAATTTTTTCCAGACAATGCCGTGGAGTATTTTGTTTCGTATTACGATTATTACCAACCCGAAGCCTATCTGCCGGTTTCGGATACCTATATTGAAAAAGACCTTTCGATCAACGAAGAAATTGAGAAACTTCGATTAAGTGCTACCTCCTCCCTTCTTTCCGGCCGGCGCGATGTAATTGTGGTCTCCTCAGTAAGCTGCCTCTATGGTATTGGCAACCCCGATGATTTTTACAGCAATACCATACAATTAAAAAAGGGGCAAACAATCAGCCGGAATGTGTTTTTACGCAGCCTCGTCGACAGCCTTTACAGCCGGAACCAGGTAGAGTTTAAAAGGGGCAATTTCAGGGTCAATGGCGATACGGTAGATATTTACCTTGCCAACGCAGATTATGCTTACCGTGTTGTTTTTTGGGGCGATGTCATCGAAGAACTCGAATCGCTCGACCCGTTGAATGGACATATAATCGAAAGCCACGAGCAGGTTACAATCTTCCCTGCTAACATTTTTATGACAGCCAAGTACCGGATGAAACAAGCTATTGAGGAGATACAGGATGACCTGGTGAAACAAATTGACTATTTCAATAAAATAGGCAAGCCTTTGGAAGCCAAACGAATAAAAGAAAGAGTGGAGTACGATCTTGAAATGATTCGTGAGTTGGGGCACTGCCCCGGAATTGAAAATTACTCGCGCTATTTCGATGGCCGTAAACCCGGCACACGTCCATTCTGTCTGATAGACTATTTCCCGAACGATTTCTTAATGGTTATCGACGAGAGCCATGTCACCATACCTCAGATAAGAGCTATGTTTGGAGGCGACCATAGCCGCAAACAAAACCTTGTGGAATATGGTTTCAGGTTGCCTGCAGCTGTGGATAACCGCCCGCTAAAATTCGACGAATTTGAGGGCCTTGCCCCCCAAACCATTTATGTGAGTGCCACCCCGGCGGAATATGAGCTTATCCGGTCGGAAGGTGTGGTGGTAGAACAAGTGGTAAGGCCCACCGGCTTGCTCGATCCAGTGATTGAAGTGCGCCCCAGTTTGCACCAGATCGATAACCTGCTGAAGGAGATCAAACTCACCATCGGCAATTCGGAAAGAGTGCTGGTAACCACTCTAACCAAGCGCATGGCTGAGGAACTATCCGGGTACCTCCTGCGTGTCGATATAAAATGCAGGTATATCCATTCCGACATCGATACCCTCGAACGCATAGAAATTATGGAAGGCCTGCGAAAAGGCACCTTTGATGTATTAGTAGGCGTCAATTTGCTACGAGAAGGGCTAGACCTTCCGGAAGTTTCGCTGGTAGCTATACTCGATGCGGATAAGGAGGGTTTTCTGCGCTCGGAGCGTTCGCTTACACAAACAGCCGGTAGGGCTGCCCGTAACCTTAACGGTCGCGTAATTATGTATGCCGATAAAATTACTCGCTCGATGCAACTTACTATCGACGAAACAATCCGGCGCAGGGAGAAACAGTTACAATACAACCTCGAAAATGGCATCACGCCTACACAAATTGTAAAACCGACATCCACCATTTTGCAAAGTGTAAAACAGGTTTCGGGTGAAAAATATGCCTATACCGAGCCAGAGAAACCGGATATTGCAGCCGATCCGGTAATTAAATACATGGATGGCCATGCCCTGGAAAAAGCCATTGAGATGGCTCGAAAAAAAATGGAAGCAGCGGCTTCCAAACTCGAATTTATCGAGGCTGCCCAATACCGCGATGAAATGAACAAACTGAAGGAATTACTGGCAGGTAAGAAATAA
- a CDS encoding diacylglycerol kinase family protein: MQPKVNKKGIRHQLKSFRWAFQGLSEFFQIETKARIHLVASAIAVFTGAILSIEIKSWLFILLAIALVFMAEIINTALETVAETLPDNFDSKRKTIKDLGAGAVLISAAFALVTALLIFIPALKDWVKQ; encoded by the coding sequence ATGCAACCGAAAGTAAATAAAAAAGGAATTCGTCATCAGTTAAAATCATTCAGATGGGCCTTTCAGGGCCTGTCTGAATTTTTTCAGATCGAAACAAAAGCAAGAATACATCTTGTTGCTTCAGCAATAGCTGTATTTACAGGCGCTATACTTTCGATTGAAATAAAAAGTTGGTTGTTTATTCTTTTAGCAATTGCTCTGGTTTTTATGGCTGAAATAATCAATACGGCGCTGGAGACAGTTGCCGAAACCCTGCCCGATAATTTTGACAGCAAAAGAAAAACAATTAAAGATCTGGGAGCTGGAGCTGTACTGATATCGGCAGCATTTGCCCTGGTAACAGCCTTGCTAATTTTTATTCCTGCCCTGAAAGATTGGGTTAAGCAATAG